In a genomic window of Halobiforma lacisalsi AJ5:
- a CDS encoding protein translocase SEC61 complex subunit gamma: protein MDVPYDLTSYVRVLKMATTPTTNEFLQVSKIAGAGILLVGLMGFLIGAIMLVLTGGGI, encoded by the coding sequence ATGGACGTTCCGTACGACCTCACCTCGTACGTCAGGGTGTTGAAGATGGCGACGACACCCACGACGAACGAGTTCCTTCAGGTGTCGAAGATCGCCGGTGCTGGCATCCTGCTCGTCGGGTTGATGGGATTCCTCATCGGCGCGATAATGCTCGTGCTGACCGGTGGTGGCATCTGA
- a CDS encoding transcription elongation factor Spt5 — MGIYAVKTTASQERTVADMIINREEPEIHAALAPDSLTSYVMVESDGDAVLQRVLEDIPHARSIVPGESDISEVEHFLSPKPDVEGIAEGDIVELIAGPFKGEKAQVQRIDEGKDQVTVELYEATVPIPVTVRGDQIRVLDSDER; from the coding sequence ATGGGAATCTACGCAGTCAAGACCACCGCGAGCCAGGAACGCACCGTCGCGGACATGATCATCAACCGCGAGGAGCCCGAGATCCACGCCGCGCTCGCGCCGGACTCGCTTACCTCCTACGTGATGGTCGAGTCCGACGGCGACGCGGTCCTTCAGCGCGTCCTCGAGGACATCCCCCACGCCCGGAGCATCGTCCCCGGCGAGTCCGACATTTCGGAAGTCGAGCACTTCCTCTCGCCGAAGCCGGACGTCGAGGGGATCGCCGAGGGCGACATCGTGGAACTCATCGCCGGCCCGTTCAAGGGCGAGAAGGCACAGGTCCAGCGCATCGACGAGGGCAAGGATCAGGTGACCGTCGAACTGTACGAAGCGACGGTCCCGATTCCGGTGACCGTTCGGGGCGACCAGATTCGCGTCCTCGATTCCGACGAGCGGTAA
- a CDS encoding DUF7565 family protein: MAWECGIDGCGEVFADVESAVVHQATEHERRECKVCGTVVPDGYLAIRHAFNEHSRAEYVRAYGADAEDVREREELLDEIESEANMETIATELKREG; this comes from the coding sequence ATGGCCTGGGAATGCGGAATCGACGGCTGCGGGGAGGTGTTCGCCGACGTCGAGTCGGCCGTGGTCCATCAGGCGACCGAACACGAGCGTCGGGAGTGCAAGGTCTGTGGCACCGTCGTTCCGGACGGCTACCTGGCGATCCGCCACGCGTTCAACGAACACAGCCGGGCGGAGTACGTCCGGGCCTACGGGGCCGACGCGGAGGACGTCCGCGAGCGCGAGGAACTCTTAGACGAGATCGAGTCCGAAGCGAACATGGAAACGATCGCGACCGAACTGAAACGCGAAGGCTGA